One Bacillus sp. 1780r2a1 DNA segment encodes these proteins:
- a CDS encoding glycoside hydrolase family 18 protein, with the protein MDIYIVKSGDSIYSIAQQFQIEASRISLANELPDPNRLVVGQALVIPINESYYTVRQGDTLWKIGRNLGVSYQSIAKANNLSITSPLTPGTQLLIPAAPKTEAEFLGYVETSNRTISSETEALIKKNAKYLTYLGPANFEVQRDGSIKEPPLKNFGTIAQENDAIFLMVLANIEEGGFSAEVGEAVLNNTDVQDKLLNNIIRIATEKNFKDIHFDFEFLRPEDKNAYITFLEKAKKRLQAEGLLMSVALAPKTSSDQKGKWYEAHDYKRIGEIANFVVPMTYEWGYSGGPPMAVSPIGPVRDVLEYAISEIPSKKIIMGQNLYGYDWTLPFKPGGEYAKAISAQRAIEIAYQYNASIQYDKKAQAPFFRYSDSAQKTHEVWFEDARSIQAKFDLLKELNLRGMAYWKLGLPFPQNWLLLDDNFKVIKRIPE; encoded by the coding sequence ATGGATATATATATTGTGAAGTCTGGAGATAGCATTTACAGTATTGCTCAACAGTTTCAAATTGAAGCTTCAAGAATTAGCTTAGCAAATGAATTACCTGACCCTAATCGGCTAGTGGTTGGCCAGGCATTGGTTATTCCTATTAACGAAAGTTATTATACTGTTAGACAAGGCGATACATTATGGAAGATAGGCCGAAACCTAGGAGTTAGTTATCAATCGATTGCAAAAGCTAACAACCTTTCAATCACTTCTCCTCTAACACCGGGAACACAATTACTAATTCCAGCTGCTCCAAAGACAGAGGCTGAGTTTTTAGGATATGTTGAAACAAGCAACCGTACAATTAGTAGCGAAACAGAAGCATTGATTAAGAAAAATGCTAAATATCTCACATATTTAGGACCAGCTAACTTCGAAGTACAGCGAGATGGTTCTATCAAAGAACCTCCATTAAAAAACTTTGGAACCATTGCACAAGAAAACGATGCAATTTTTTTAATGGTTCTTGCTAATATTGAAGAAGGTGGATTTAGTGCTGAGGTAGGAGAAGCAGTCTTGAATAACACAGATGTTCAAGATAAATTACTTAATAATATTATTCGTATCGCTACTGAGAAAAACTTTAAAGATATCCATTTTGATTTTGAGTTCTTGCGTCCAGAAGATAAAAATGCTTATATTACATTTTTAGAAAAAGCAAAGAAACGACTTCAAGCTGAAGGGTTATTAATGTCTGTAGCATTAGCCCCTAAAACAAGTAGTGATCAAAAAGGAAAGTGGTATGAAGCGCATGATTATAAAAGGATTGGAGAGATAGCAAATTTTGTTGTCCCTATGACATACGAATGGGGATACAGCGGAGGTCCTCCAATGGCCGTTTCTCCAATTGGACCTGTACGAGATGTGCTAGAATATGCCATTTCAGAAATACCAAGCAAAAAAATTATAATGGGTCAAAACTTATACGGTTACGATTGGACACTTCCATTCAAACCAGGTGGTGAATATGCAAAGGCAATTAGTGCTCAAAGAGCAATTGAAATTGCGTATCAGTATAATGCAAGCATCCAGTACGATAAAAAAGCTCAGGCTCCTTTCTTCCGTTACTCTGATTCAGCTCAAAAAACGCATGAGGTATGGTTTGAAGATGCACGGTCAATCCAAGCAAAATTCGATTTATTAAAAGAATTAAACTTAAGGGGCATGGCTTATTGGAAGTTGGGATTACCTTTCCCTCAAAACTGGCTACTCCTTGATGATAACTTTAAAGTAATTAAAAGAATACCTGAATAG
- the serS gene encoding serine--tRNA ligase: protein MLDVKILRANLEEVKEKLKFRGEDLSDLGRFEELDVERRQLLVQTEELKSKRNEVSQQIAQLKREKQNADNMILEMRQVGEKIKDLDERLRTVEAELEQLLLSIPNIPHESVPVGETEDENVEIRKWGEVRQFNFEPKPHWDLGTDLNILDFERAAKVTGSRFVFYKGLGARLERALINFMMDLHMDEHGYEEILPPYMVNRTSMTGTGQLPKFEEDAFKIKEEDYFLIPTAEVPVTNLHRDEIINGDQLPLAYTAYSACFRSEAGSAGRDTRGLIRQHQFNKVELVRFVKPEESYAELENLTGHAEKVLQLLELPYRVLSMCTGDLGFTAAKKYDIEVWIPSYESYREISSCSNFESFQARRANIRFRREAKGKPEYVHTLNGSGLAIGRTVAAILENYQQEDGSVIIPKVLRPYMGSKEVISG from the coding sequence ATGTTAGATGTAAAGATTTTGCGAGCTAACCTTGAAGAAGTAAAAGAAAAGTTAAAATTCCGTGGAGAAGATTTATCAGATCTTGGGCGCTTTGAGGAGTTAGATGTAGAGCGCAGACAACTGTTAGTTCAAACTGAAGAATTAAAAAGTAAGCGTAATGAAGTTTCTCAGCAGATTGCTCAATTAAAGCGTGAAAAGCAAAACGCAGATAATATGATTCTAGAAATGCGTCAAGTTGGGGAAAAAATTAAAGATTTAGATGAACGTCTTCGTACTGTAGAAGCAGAATTAGAGCAACTATTGCTTTCAATCCCTAATATTCCACATGAAAGTGTGCCTGTTGGAGAAACGGAAGATGAAAATGTAGAAATTAGAAAGTGGGGAGAAGTTCGCCAATTTAATTTTGAACCGAAACCACATTGGGACTTAGGAACAGATTTAAATATTTTAGACTTTGAACGTGCGGCAAAGGTAACAGGAAGTCGTTTTGTATTTTATAAAGGCTTAGGGGCTCGTTTGGAGCGTGCTTTAATTAACTTTATGATGGACTTACACATGGATGAGCATGGCTATGAAGAAATTCTTCCTCCATATATGGTTAATCGTACAAGTATGACTGGAACAGGTCAACTTCCTAAGTTTGAAGAAGATGCGTTCAAAATTAAAGAGGAAGATTATTTTCTAATCCCAACAGCTGAAGTTCCAGTAACTAATCTACACCGTGATGAAATTATTAATGGAGATCAATTGCCATTGGCTTATACCGCATACAGTGCATGCTTTAGATCAGAAGCTGGTTCAGCTGGTAGAGATACACGTGGATTAATTCGTCAGCATCAGTTTAATAAAGTAGAGCTAGTTCGTTTTGTAAAACCAGAAGAATCTTATGCTGAGCTTGAAAATCTTACAGGACATGCTGAAAAAGTACTACAGTTACTAGAACTACCATACCGTGTTTTAAGCATGTGTACCGGAGATTTAGGATTTACAGCAGCTAAAAAATACGATATTGAAGTATGGATTCCAAGCTATGAGTCATATCGTGAAATTTCTTCTTGTTCAAACTTTGAAAGTTTCCAAGCACGAAGAGCCAATATTCGCTTCCGTCGCGAGGCAAAAGGAAAACCAGAATATGTACACACGTTAAATGGATCTGGATTAGCGATTGGACGTACAGTAGCTGCTATTTTAGAGAACTATCAGCAGGAAGACGGTTCTGTTATTATTCCAAAAGTATTACGCCCTTACATGGGGAGCAAAGAAGTTATTAGCGGTTAA
- a CDS encoding deoxynucleoside kinase, translating to MNLRTKYNIPNDAVLTIAGTVGVGKSTMTQALADALNFRTSYEKVDTNPYLDKFYADFERWSFHLQVYFLAERFKEQKRIFEYGGGFIQDRSIYEDTGIFAKMHFEKGTMSKVDYETYTSLFDAMVMTPYFPHPDLLIYLEGSFEDIVDRIQERGRPMEQQTPLDYWKEMHKRYEDWINNFTACPILRLDINDYDILKDPTSVEPIVEKISKFLHHNEKLKRRHS from the coding sequence ATGAATTTAAGAACGAAATACAACATTCCAAATGATGCTGTATTAACTATTGCTGGAACAGTAGGCGTTGGAAAATCTACGATGACACAGGCTCTTGCAGATGCGCTGAACTTTCGCACTTCTTACGAGAAAGTTGATACAAATCCATATTTAGATAAATTTTACGCTGACTTTGAGAGATGGAGCTTTCATCTTCAGGTTTATTTCCTAGCGGAGAGGTTTAAAGAACAGAAGAGAATTTTTGAATACGGTGGAGGCTTTATACAAGACCGTTCGATTTACGAAGATACTGGTATTTTCGCTAAAATGCACTTCGAAAAAGGCACAATGTCTAAAGTGGATTATGAAACATATACAAGTTTGTTTGATGCAATGGTTATGACACCCTATTTCCCACACCCTGATTTATTAATTTATTTAGAAGGTAGTTTTGAAGATATAGTTGATCGTATCCAAGAACGAGGAAGACCGATGGAACAACAAACACCCTTAGATTATTGGAAAGAAATGCATAAGCGTTATGAGGATTGGATTAATAACTTTACTGCTTGTCCTATTTTACGGTTGGATATTAATGATTACGATATTCTAAAGGATCCAACATCTGTTGAGCCCATCGTTGAAAAAATCTCTAAGTTTTTACATCACAATGAAAAATTAAAAAGAAGACATTCATAA
- the pdxS gene encoding pyridoxal 5'-phosphate synthase lyase subunit PdxS, with protein MSNITGTDRVKRGMAEMQKGGVIMDVVNAEQAKIAEAAGAVAVMALERVPADIRAAGGVSRMADPTIVEEVMNAVSIPVMAKARIGHIVEARVLEAMGVDYIDESEVLTPADEEFHLNKNTFTVPFVCGCRDLGEAARRIAEGAAMLRTKGEPGTGNIVEAVRHMRQVNAQVRKVVGMDEAELMTEAKLLGAPYELLLQIKREGRLPVVNFAAGGVATPADAALMMQLGADGVFVGSGIFKSDNPEKFARSIVEATTHYQDYALIANLSKGLGNAMKGIEISTLLPENRMQERGW; from the coding sequence ATGAGTAACATTACAGGTACTGACAGAGTAAAACGCGGAATGGCAGAAATGCAAAAAGGCGGCGTAATTATGGACGTTGTTAATGCTGAACAAGCAAAAATTGCAGAGGCAGCAGGAGCAGTTGCAGTTATGGCATTAGAACGTGTACCAGCAGACATTCGTGCTGCAGGCGGCGTATCTCGTATGGCAGATCCGACAATTGTTGAAGAAGTTATGAATGCTGTTTCAATTCCGGTAATGGCTAAAGCACGTATCGGTCACATTGTAGAAGCGCGTGTTTTAGAAGCAATGGGCGTAGACTATATTGATGAAAGTGAAGTATTAACACCAGCAGATGAAGAATTTCATTTAAATAAAAATACGTTTACGGTGCCATTTGTTTGTGGTTGTCGCGATTTAGGTGAAGCTGCACGTCGTATTGCAGAAGGCGCTGCTATGCTTCGTACAAAAGGTGAGCCAGGAACAGGGAACATCGTAGAAGCTGTACGTCATATGCGTCAAGTGAACGCACAAGTACGTAAAGTAGTAGGAATGGACGAAGCTGAGTTAATGACGGAAGCAAAATTACTAGGTGCACCTTATGAGTTATTACTACAAATCAAGCGTGAAGGTCGTCTTCCAGTTGTTAACTTTGCTGCAGGTGGTGTTGCGACTCCAGCCGATGCAGCATTAATGATGCAATTAGGAGCAGATGGAGTATTTGTAGGATCTGGTATCTTTAAGTCTGATAATCCAGAAAAATTTGCTCGTTCAATTGTAGAAGCAACAACACATTATCAAGATTATGCATTAATTGCAAACCTTTCTAAAGGATTAGGTAATGCAATGAAAGGTATTGAAATCTCAACATTATTGCCAGAAAATCGCATGCAAGAGCGTGGCTGGTAA
- the guaB gene encoding IMP dehydrogenase, with protein sequence MWESKFSKEGLTFDDVLLVPAKSEVLPKDVDMSVELTKTLKLNVPFISAGMDTVTEAEMAIAMARQGGLGIIHKNMSIEQQAEQVDKVKRSESGVITDPFFLTPENQVFAAEHLMGKYRISGVPIVNNEDEQKLVGILTNRDLRFIQDYSMLISDVMTKEELVTAPVGTTLEEAEKILQQYKIEKLPLVDDNGVLKGLITIKDIEKVIEFPNAAKDKQGRLLVGAAVGVTADSMVRIEKLVKAGVDVIVIDTAHGHSLGVLNTVRSIRETYPELNIIAGNVATAEGTRALIEAGVDVVKVGIGPGSICTTRVVAGVGVPQITAIYDCATEARKHGVPVIADGGIKYSGDIAKALAAGGHTVMLGSLLAGTTESPGETEIFQGRRFKVYRGMGSVGAMEKGSKDRYFQEDNKKFVPEGIEGRLPYKGPVADTLYQLVGGLRAGMGYCGSANLQALREEAQFIRMTGAGLRESHPHDVQITKESPNYSLS encoded by the coding sequence ATGTGGGAAAGTAAATTTTCAAAAGAAGGTTTAACATTTGATGATGTTTTGTTAGTGCCAGCTAAATCTGAAGTGTTGCCAAAAGATGTTGATATGAGTGTAGAATTAACAAAAACGCTAAAGCTAAATGTACCATTTATTAGTGCAGGTATGGATACAGTAACTGAAGCAGAGATGGCAATTGCTATGGCTCGTCAAGGTGGTTTAGGAATTATTCATAAAAATATGTCCATCGAACAACAGGCGGAACAAGTTGATAAAGTAAAGCGCTCTGAAAGTGGAGTTATTACAGATCCATTCTTCCTGACACCAGAAAACCAAGTATTCGCTGCAGAACATTTAATGGGAAAATATCGTATCTCTGGTGTACCAATTGTGAATAACGAAGATGAGCAAAAATTAGTTGGTATTCTGACAAATCGTGATTTGCGTTTTATTCAAGATTACTCAATGCTTATCTCTGATGTAATGACAAAAGAAGAGTTAGTTACAGCTCCAGTGGGAACAACACTCGAGGAAGCCGAAAAGATTTTACAGCAATACAAAATTGAAAAATTACCACTTGTAGATGACAACGGTGTATTAAAAGGGTTAATTACAATCAAAGACATCGAAAAGGTCATTGAATTTCCAAATGCTGCAAAGGACAAACAAGGACGTTTATTAGTAGGTGCAGCAGTTGGTGTGACAGCTGATTCGATGGTCCGAATTGAGAAGTTAGTAAAAGCTGGTGTGGATGTTATTGTAATTGATACGGCACATGGTCACTCACTAGGCGTTTTAAATACTGTACGTTCAATTCGTGAAACGTATCCAGAGTTAAATATTATTGCAGGAAACGTCGCAACTGCTGAAGGAACAAGAGCACTAATTGAAGCTGGTGTAGACGTAGTAAAAGTAGGAATAGGACCTGGATCAATTTGTACAACTCGTGTTGTAGCTGGAGTAGGTGTTCCACAAATCACGGCTATATATGATTGCGCGACTGAAGCAAGAAAACATGGTGTACCAGTAATTGCAGATGGAGGAATTAAGTACTCTGGAGATATCGCAAAAGCACTAGCTGCTGGTGGACATACTGTTATGTTAGGAAGTTTATTAGCCGGTACTACTGAAAGTCCTGGTGAAACAGAAATCTTCCAAGGAAGACGCTTTAAAGTATACCGTGGTATGGGTTCAGTTGGGGCTATGGAAAAGGGAAGTAAAGATCGTTATTTCCAAGAAGATAATAAAAAGTTTGTTCCAGAAGGTATTGAAGGACGCTTACCTTATAAGGGGCCTGTCGCTGACACTTTATATCAGCTAGTTGGAGGATTAAGAGCTGGAATGGGATATTGCGGATCAGCTAATTTACAAGCATTACGTGAAGAGGCACAGTTTATCCGTATGACAGGAGCTGGCTTAAGAGAAAGTCACCCACATGACGTTCAAATTACAAAAGAATCTCCAAACTATTCACTTAGCTAA
- a CDS encoding D-alanyl-D-alanine carboxypeptidase: MKKKLIKQLFALVAVFLMASSLITPNASAASKFPNVEADAAILIEADTGQILYEKNSGAVLGIASMTKMMTEYLILEAIHEEKLSWDDQVGVSKYAADISQDYSLSNVPLLTTEKYTIKELYEAMAIYSANGASIALAEALAGSEAEFIKLMNKKAEELNLGEAKFVNSTGLSNSLLKGQHPKGTKADDENLLSARAVSALAFHILHDYPEVLETAKTPEKIFRPGQQGETTMDNWNKMLPSFPTYGYEGLDGLKTGHTDFAGYCFTGTAERNGVRYITVVMNAKNNGKSFEGARFTETKKLLDYAFDNYELKQVTPEGKVVKNHESLPVVKGKNKELKVVTKESVNVLTKKGEEGKISLQFDVNPKVVDEKDRIVAPIKEGQVVGYVSAKNKNLDDLGYAVNDGTNKVPVVADTTIEKANWFILALRSVGDFFVGVWSDAANNIKSWF, encoded by the coding sequence GTGAAGAAAAAATTGATAAAACAGCTCTTTGCATTAGTTGCTGTTTTCTTAATGGCTAGTTCTTTAATCACTCCAAATGCGTCTGCAGCTTCAAAATTCCCAAATGTTGAAGCAGATGCTGCTATTTTGATTGAAGCAGATACAGGCCAAATTTTGTATGAAAAGAATTCAGGTGCTGTACTAGGTATTGCTAGTATGACAAAAATGATGACTGAGTATTTGATTTTAGAAGCTATTCACGAAGAAAAGCTTTCTTGGGATGATCAAGTAGGGGTTAGCAAATATGCTGCAGATATCTCACAAGATTACTCATTGTCAAATGTTCCATTATTAACAACAGAAAAGTATACAATTAAAGAATTGTATGAAGCAATGGCTATTTATTCAGCCAACGGAGCGAGTATTGCTCTAGCTGAAGCTTTAGCAGGGTCTGAAGCTGAATTTATTAAATTAATGAATAAAAAAGCAGAAGAGTTAAACTTAGGTGAAGCTAAATTTGTTAACTCAACAGGTCTTTCTAACTCATTATTAAAGGGTCAACATCCAAAAGGTACAAAAGCTGATGATGAGAATTTACTATCAGCTCGTGCAGTATCAGCACTAGCTTTTCACATTCTTCATGATTATCCAGAAGTATTAGAAACGGCTAAGACACCTGAAAAAATATTCCGACCAGGTCAACAAGGTGAAACGACAATGGATAACTGGAATAAAATGCTTCCATCTTTCCCTACATACGGATATGAAGGTTTAGATGGTCTTAAAACAGGGCATACGGATTTTGCAGGCTATTGCTTTACAGGAACAGCTGAACGAAATGGTGTTCGTTACATTACGGTGGTCATGAATGCTAAAAATAACGGTAAGTCTTTTGAAGGAGCACGTTTTACTGAAACAAAAAAGCTTTTAGATTATGCATTTGATAATTATGAGCTAAAACAAGTAACTCCAGAAGGCAAGGTTGTTAAGAATCACGAGTCGCTTCCAGTAGTAAAAGGGAAAAATAAAGAGCTAAAAGTTGTAACAAAAGAATCAGTGAATGTTCTTACAAAAAAAGGTGAAGAAGGTAAAATCTCTCTTCAATTTGATGTTAACCCTAAAGTTGTAGATGAGAAAGATCGAATCGTTGCACCAATCAAAGAGGGTCAAGTTGTAGGTTACGTTAGTGCCAAGAATAAGAACCTTGATGATTTAGGTTATGCAGTAAATGACGGAACAAATAAAGTGCCCGTCGTTGCAGATACTACAATCGAAAAGGCTAATTGGTTCATTTTGGCTCTGCGAAGTGTAGGAGATTTCTTTGTAGGTGTATGGTCTGATGCAGCCAATAATATTAAGAGCTGGTTTTAA
- the tadA gene encoding tRNA adenosine(34) deaminase TadA: MLEDEKYMRLAIDEARKACGIMEVPIGAVIVDKDGHVIAKGHNLRESTQRSIAHAELLAIDEACQKLNTWRLEDTTLYVTLEPCPMCAGAIMLSRVKRVVFGAFDPKGGCAGTLMNLLDYEKFNHQSEIRGGVLEKECAEMLSAFFKDLRNRKKQAKKKLQ; the protein is encoded by the coding sequence ATGCTTGAAGATGAGAAATATATGCGCTTAGCTATAGATGAAGCAAGAAAAGCTTGTGGGATTATGGAAGTTCCTATAGGAGCGGTTATTGTAGATAAGGATGGACATGTTATTGCAAAAGGACACAATTTAAGAGAGAGTACACAACGATCTATAGCTCACGCAGAACTATTAGCGATAGATGAGGCTTGTCAAAAGTTAAATACGTGGCGATTAGAAGATACGACATTATATGTTACATTAGAACCTTGTCCGATGTGTGCGGGGGCTATTATGTTATCTCGTGTAAAAAGAGTGGTGTTTGGGGCGTTTGACCCTAAAGGGGGTTGCGCGGGAACTTTGATGAATTTATTAGATTATGAAAAGTTCAATCATCAATCAGAAATTCGAGGGGGAGTTCTTGAAAAGGAATGTGCAGAAATGCTAAGTGCATTTTTTAAAGATTTGCGAAATCGAAAAAAACAAGCAAAGAAAAAATTACAATAA
- the pdxT gene encoding pyridoxal 5'-phosphate synthase glutaminase subunit PdxT: MVKVGVLGLQGAFREHAHSVEATGAEAIIIKKVEQLEEVDGLILPGGESTAMRRLIDKYNFMDPLRQFAKSGKPIFGTCAGLILLAGEIVDYDEPHLGVMNIKVARNSFGRQRESFEAKLAIKEVADDFIGVFIRAPHIVEVGDNVEILSVHDDRIVAAKQGQFLGCSFHPELTDDHRMTGYFINMVRESLKKPV; the protein is encoded by the coding sequence ATGGTAAAGGTTGGAGTTTTAGGACTACAAGGTGCATTTAGAGAGCATGCGCATTCAGTGGAAGCAACAGGAGCTGAAGCGATTATTATTAAAAAAGTTGAACAGCTAGAAGAAGTAGACGGGCTCATTTTACCAGGTGGAGAAAGTACTGCAATGAGACGTTTAATTGATAAATATAATTTCATGGATCCACTGCGCCAATTTGCTAAAAGTGGCAAACCAATCTTTGGTACTTGTGCTGGGCTGATTTTACTAGCGGGTGAAATTGTAGACTATGATGAGCCTCATTTAGGTGTCATGAATATTAAAGTGGCTCGAAATTCTTTTGGTCGCCAACGTGAAAGTTTTGAGGCAAAGCTAGCAATTAAAGAAGTTGCAGATGATTTCATTGGAGTATTTATTCGTGCGCCTCATATCGTAGAAGTTGGTGACAATGTAGAAATTTTATCTGTTCATGATGATCGTATTGTAGCTGCTAAGCAAGGACAATTCTTAGGTTGCTCATTCCATCCGGAATTAACTGATGACCATCGTATGACGGGTTATTTTATTAACATGGTGAGAGAGTCCCTGAAAAAACCTGTATAA
- a CDS encoding deoxynucleoside kinase codes for MGETPFITVEGPIGVGKTSLAKAIADAFQFQLLKEIVDENPFLGKFYEDIEEWSFQTEMFFLCNRYKQLEDIQKHFLHQHQPVVADYHIMKNMIFAQQTLKDSQYIKYVQIYDILTHDMPKPNIVIYLNASLPTLLERIKMRGREIEKNIDPSYLAQLSSDYEESIKVFKENNPEVTVLHYSGDKLDFVKNKEHLEYIISDIKSSLLKRSSTI; via the coding sequence ATGGGGGAAACACCTTTTATTACTGTTGAGGGCCCTATAGGTGTTGGGAAAACCTCCCTAGCTAAGGCTATTGCAGATGCATTTCAATTTCAACTTTTGAAAGAAATTGTTGATGAAAATCCATTCCTTGGGAAATTCTATGAGGATATTGAAGAGTGGAGCTTTCAAACTGAAATGTTTTTTCTATGCAATCGTTATAAACAGTTAGAGGATATTCAAAAGCATTTTCTACATCAACATCAGCCTGTCGTTGCTGACTATCATATTATGAAAAACATGATTTTTGCTCAACAAACTTTAAAGGATAGCCAGTATATAAAGTATGTACAAATCTACGATATACTGACACATGATATGCCGAAGCCCAATATTGTTATTTACCTAAATGCTAGCTTACCTACATTATTAGAGCGCATTAAAATGCGTGGAAGAGAAATTGAAAAAAACATTGATCCTTCTTATCTAGCTCAACTAAGCTCCGATTATGAGGAATCTATTAAGGTCTTTAAAGAAAATAATCCAGAAGTAACTGTTTTACACTATAGTGGTGATAAACTAGACTTTGTTAAAAACAAAGAACATCTAGAGTATATTATCTCTGATATTAAAAGCAGCTTATTAAAAAGGAGTTCTACAATATGA
- a CDS encoding cysteine hydrolase, which produces MNDSKIALVIIDMINDFQFKNGKTLAKKAETLAQNISSLKAECLMKKIPVIYINDHYKLWQANLNTILEYCVNPISSPILQYIQPHATDYFLIKPKHSIFYGTALTILLQQLNVDTLILTGLAGNICVLFSANDAYMREYNLIIPKDCIASNSDEDNKFAIEMMKNVLKATICEHSDLIT; this is translated from the coding sequence ATGAATGATTCTAAAATTGCATTAGTTATTATTGATATGATTAATGATTTTCAATTTAAAAATGGAAAAACTCTTGCTAAAAAAGCTGAAACTCTTGCTCAAAATATCTCTTCATTAAAAGCAGAGTGTTTAATGAAGAAGATTCCTGTTATCTATATAAACGATCACTATAAATTATGGCAGGCTAACTTAAATACAATCCTTGAATACTGCGTGAATCCAATAAGTTCCCCTATATTGCAGTATATACAACCCCATGCTACAGATTATTTTTTAATCAAACCAAAACACTCTATCTTTTATGGAACAGCTTTAACCATTTTACTACAACAGCTAAATGTCGATACATTGATTTTAACAGGACTAGCGGGAAATATATGCGTACTCTTTTCAGCAAATGATGCATATATGAGAGAATACAATCTGATTATTCCTAAAGATTGTATTGCATCAAATTCTGACGAAGATAATAAATTCGCTATTGAAATGATGAAAAATGTACTTAAAGCTACAATTTGTGAACATAGTGATTTAATTACATAA